A window from Solanum stenotomum isolate F172 chromosome 5, ASM1918654v1, whole genome shotgun sequence encodes these proteins:
- the LOC125863901 gene encoding uncharacterized protein LOC125863901 encodes MPSGVEIKNSKDDDVVKVSGESENATEKEAEVTQKIVPIHRPPPPFPQRLVKKTKEGKYRRFTSLLKQLPINFLLIEDLEQMPRYEKFMKNMVTKQRAVSFQDNDRFQHCSAIATRSLVQEKEDPGAFTIPCTIGLLHFAKVLCDFGASINLMPLSIYKKLGLGDPKSIVIQFLMADRTVKRPIGVLNDLLVKVESFIFLAEIVILDCEIEERLGVEALAAIMMNFESDGIKEYDELEAALDRCEYSSKLKKLELDMKNRESSPTKSFVEEAPKLELKALPLHLRYVFLGKDDTLLVIIAKNLNGRQEECLISVLKRFKRAIGWTIADIIGIPSGICSYKIQLMPNN; translated from the exons atgccgtctgggGTGGAAATTAAGAATAGTAAAGATGATGATGTGGTCAAGGTAAGTGGAGAGTCCGAGAATGCGACAGAGAAAGAAGCGGAGGTAACTCAGAAAATTGTCCCCATACATAGACCTCCACCTCCCttcccacagaggttagtgaagaagactaaAGAGGGCAAATACCGCAGGTTCACTAGCTTGTTGAAACAACTTCCAATCAATTTTCTGTTGATAGAGgatttggagcaaatgcctagGTATGAAAAATTTATGAAGAACATGGTGACAAAGCAAAGGGCAGTGAGCTTCCAAGATAATGATAGATTtcaacattgtagtgctattgctacaagatcccTTGTGCAGGAAAAGGAGGATCCTGGTGCCTTCACTATTCCATGTACTATCGGGTTGTTGCATTTTGCTAAGGTGTTGTGTGATTTTGGTGCTAGTATTAATCTGATGCCactgtctatttacaagaagttgggtctaggagATCCAAAATCGATTGTGATACAGTTTCTCATGgccgatagaactgtgaagaggcccattggtgtgcTTAATGATCtactagtgaaagtggagtcattCATCTTTCTGGCGGAAAtagtgattcttgactgtgag ATCGAAGAgagactaggtgttgaggcactagcagcgaTTATGATGAACTTTGAAAGTGATGGTATtaaagagtatgatgagttggagGCCGCACTTGATAGGTGTGAATATAGTTCAAAACTAAAGAAACtggagttagacatgaaaaatCGCGAGTCCTCACCCACAAAATCGTTTGTTGAGGAagcaccaaaattggagcttaaggctctaccattACATTTGAGGTACGTATTCTTGGGAAAAGATGATACTTTATTGGTCATCATTGCGAAAAATTTGAATGGGCGACAAGAAGAGTGTTTAATTtctgtgttaaagaggttcaagcgagctattgggtggactattgcagacatTATTGGGATCCCTTCTGGTATATGTTCttacaaaatccaactcatgccaaaTAACTag